In Aliarcobacter faecis, the genomic stretch CAAAATTCTCATTCCTAACATCCAATATTTTATTTAAAACTTTTATTTGTCTTTCATTTAGAGCTTTGTTTCTATGTTCATCCCAAAACTTTGTTTTTTGTATTAGATATTCAATGTTTTTTAGCGCTTCTTCCATGGCATTATTTAATATATTTAAATGCCAAATAATCCAAGCTGTAATATCAAACTCTCTATTTAAAAATAAATTTGTAGTTTTATCTAGAATATCATAATAAGCTTTTCTATCTTTATTAATCGCAGTTGAAATAGAGTATAGTTTAAATTGCGTATTTGATTTATTTTGTGAAAGAATATAATCTGTAATTGCTCTTGCAATTCTTCCATTACCATCATCATAAGGATGTATTATTACAAACCAAATATGAGCAAGTGAGGCTTTTATATAGATATTTTCAGAATTTTCATTACAATATTTTAAAAAATTCTTGATATCTTCATCAATTCTTTCTACTGGAATTGCTTTATAGTGAACTTTTTCATATCCTATTGCACCAGATATTACTTCCATATCACTATGACTTCTAAATTTTGCAATATCAATCTTAGTTAGTTTATTATATTGCGTATGTTCAAAAAGACAGTTATGCCAAGCATGAAGTCTATCCAAATTTAAATTGCTTTTATTTAAATTTGAATCAATTAAAATTTCTACTAAATTATCAGTTGCAATAGTTGAATACTTATCATTTCTTGCATCAAAATCTTTATCTAGTTTTTTCTTAAAAGAAGAATGAACACTCTGTCTTTTTAAAATTTCACCCTCTATTAAAGATGTATTAATAGCTTCATCAGTTAATGTTTCAATTTCAATCTTTACTATATCATCACTACTAAATAGTTTTGAAATACCATCAAGTATTCCTCTATTGTACTCAATTTGAGTAAGTAAATCTGTTAGTTTTGATTTCTCATATTTAAAATTCGGATAATTTTTATGTTGCCATATCCATTTTATAATATTATTTTCCATTTTTTAACCTTTGAACCGAATAATTAATATAATAGTATCATAAAATGAGCCTATTAAAGAATATAATCGAATCATTTGAAAAAAATATTTGATTATTATTTTAAAATTACAAACATAAATTATTTGTTCGTATTTATGAAAAGAATAAACCTAAATATACTTTTTCAATTTATTTTTTGAGTTTATTAATATAAACATTTGATGTATATTATAAAAGAATTGTGATATACTTAAACATTAAATAATAGGATATTATATGTCATCTATTGATTACAATGAAATTCAAAAAAATTATAATAATATTGATGAAATCTGGACAAAAGAAGATTCTTGGCATTTTTATACTTTTGGAAAAATTAAGAAATTTATAAAAAATGAAATAAATGGACTTGATTTAAAGAATAATTTTACATTGCTAAATGCTGGCTCTGCTGGTAATGATTATGAAATCAACTGTAAAAAACATATTCATGTAGATTTAATAGAAAAAAATATAATTGATAAAGCACATTATATAATTGGGACAATAGAAAAACTTCCTTTAAAAGATCATGAATTAGATTTTATTTTATGTGTAGGTAGTGTAATAAATTATACTGATGCATTATGTACAATTCAAGAGTTTAGTAGAATTCTGAATCGTGGAGGATATTTAATTTTAGAATTTGAAAATAGTTATAGCTTTGAATATTTTTTAACTAATAGTTTTAAAAAGAAAGCTAATATTGTAAATACATTCTATAAAAATAAAGAAGAAAAAGTTTGGATTTATTCACATAAATTTATTAAAGAATTATTAGAATTAAATAATTTTAAAATTATAAAATCAAAAAATTTTCATATATTATCACCACTAATTTATAGATTCTATAAAAATGAAAAGGTTGCCAGTAAATTTTCTATATTTGATAGTTTTTTATCATATATTCCTTTTCTAAAAAACTATTCATCAAATATTATTTTACTTTGTCAAAAAGTTTAAGTATTAATTTAAATTGTTCAATACCTTTTTTTGAAACAAGAGAATAAACTAAAAAAAACATTGATGTATTAATTATAACAAAACTTATTGTTTGTAATAAAGACATATCAAATGCTTTTCCTAAAAGTAAAGTTATTAATGCAAAGATAAAAATAATCCCCAAAATTGTAGTTGTATTTTTTATTTCCCTACCAACATTAAATTCACTATAATCATTCATTGGCTTAATTCCACCATTTATATTAATTTCAGCATTCAAATTATCAAATATTTTAACTTTTAATTGTTCTATAATGACCATATAAGATTTTAAATCTTTTTCCGATAAAAATTCTTTGTACCATCTTATATAATGATTATTATAAATAGTTTCTACAATCATTTTATAAGTTTCTTTTTTTATTACTCTATCCTCATATGCAGGGAAATATAATATTTTTGCTTCAATTAAACTATCATGATTATTAATACCCAAAGAAGGTTGAAAATATTTAGATTGAATTTCTCCAAAACCATTCATTTTCAAGAGTTGTAATAAGGATTTATTTTTTGATTCTACTTCAGTAACAATAAAATTAAATTCAAGTTTATATTCTTTAAGAAATTCTTTTAAAATAGCAATGATCATTTGAAAAGAATGATTTCCTCTATGGCTAGATGCAATTACGAAATAATCAATTGTAATAAAAGACTCTTTTTTAAAATATAAACATTGTGAAAAACCTATGATTTTGTCATTCTCATAAAATCCAAATATTAAAAGTTTATCCTCAAATGACTTATTATAATTATCAATCCAATAAATTATTTCATTAGATGAAGTTCTTAATTCGGATGGTATTTGATTTATATAAATATCTAGAGCATTTATAAAGTCTTCTGATTTACTATCTTCAAATAACCTTATAGTATAGACTGGTGATGAAATTGTTTTCAATATATAATATCCTATTATTATGTATTCATTTTAATAGGATATTTTCTGTTAAGAGAGGAATTGGAAGTTTCTTCTTGGATGTTTTGTTGATAGAAGTTTTCTTTGTTGCTTCATATTTATTTGAGTATAAATTTGAGTTGTTGAGATAGATGAATGTCCTAGCATCCCTTGTATATATCTAATATCAACTCCTTCTTCAAGAAGCATAGTTGCAAAACTGTGACGAAACATATGTGGAGTTAAATGTTGTTGTATATTTGCCTTTGTTTGATATTTTTTTATCATATTTGCAATAGAATGTTCTGTAAATTTATTACCTAATCTATTAATAAAAAACCACTCTTTTTTAAGTATCTCATCTTTAAATATTGATAAATATTCTTTTAAAGCTGTTTTTACTTCTTGATCACAAATTTGTATATTTCTTTCTTTCCCACCTTTCCCTAAAACTTTGATATTTCCAGTACTTAAATTAAAATCATTATATTTAATATTACTTACTTCTGATACTCTAAGTCCCGTCGCAAATAATAATTCTAAAATAGCAATATCTCTTGTAAGTGCTTTATATGAGTATT encodes the following:
- a CDS encoding Fic family protein — encoded protein: MENNIIKWIWQHKNYPNFKYEKSKLTDLLTQIEYNRGILDGISKLFSSDDIVKIEIETLTDEAINTSLIEGEILKRQSVHSSFKKKLDKDFDARNDKYSTIATDNLVEILIDSNLNKSNLNLDRLHAWHNCLFEHTQYNKLTKIDIAKFRSHSDMEVISGAIGYEKVHYKAIPVERIDEDIKNFLKYCNENSENIYIKASLAHIWFVIIHPYDDGNGRIARAITDYILSQNKSNTQFKLYSISTAINKDRKAYYDILDKTTNLFLNREFDITAWIIWHLNILNNAMEEALKNIEYLIQKTKFWDEHRNKALNERQIKVLNKILDVRNENFEGGLNTKKYISLTKVSKATAVRDITALVEFGCIKQIDGTAGRNVRYEIKF
- a CDS encoding methyltransferase domain-containing protein is translated as MSSIDYNEIQKNYNNIDEIWTKEDSWHFYTFGKIKKFIKNEINGLDLKNNFTLLNAGSAGNDYEINCKKHIHVDLIEKNIIDKAHYIIGTIEKLPLKDHELDFILCVGSVINYTDALCTIQEFSRILNRGGYLILEFENSYSFEYFLTNSFKKKANIVNTFYKNKEEKVWIYSHKFIKELLELNNFKIIKSKNFHILSPLIYRFYKNEKVASKFSIFDSFLSYIPFLKNYSSNIILLCQKV
- a CDS encoding GNAT family N-acetyltransferase; translated protein: MKTISSPVYTIRLFEDSKSEDFINALDIYINQIPSELRTSSNEIIYWIDNYNKSFEDKLLIFGFYENDKIIGFSQCLYFKKESFITIDYFVIASSHRGNHSFQMIIAILKEFLKEYKLEFNFIVTEVESKNKSLLQLLKMNGFGEIQSKYFQPSLGINNHDSLIEAKILYFPAYEDRVIKKETYKMIVETIYNNHYIRWYKEFLSEKDLKSYMVIIEQLKVKIFDNLNAEININGGIKPMNDYSEFNVGREIKNTTTILGIIFIFALITLLLGKAFDMSLLQTISFVIINTSMFFLVYSLVSKKGIEQFKLILKLFDKVK
- a CDS encoding tyrosine-type recombinase/integrase, with the translated sequence MKIDKLLQDFLFHCKFEKNLNPKTIAAYTMDIEQFKTFKNIKSMDINEVDKDILKEYIQHLYTLELKPKSIKRKLATLKAFFTHLEFDEIITISPFRKMRVSIKEQKLLPKTIEIQNIRKLFKYIYKIKSDSNNIEQYSYKALTRDIAILELLFATGLRVSEVSNIKYNDFNLSTGNIKVLGKGGKERNIQICDQEVKTALKEYLSIFKDEILKKEWFFINRLGNKFTEHSIANMIKKYQTKANIQQHLTPHMFRHSFATMLLEEGVDIRYIQGMLGHSSISTTQIYTQINMKQQRKLLSTKHPRRNFQFLS